In Puntigrus tetrazona isolate hp1 chromosome 7, ASM1883169v1, whole genome shotgun sequence, the following are encoded in one genomic region:
- the timmdc1 gene encoding complex I assembly factor TIMMDC1, mitochondrial: MRTAGRRDSSPTCGGADAHGLEGSHLSLLGSALPRVHASDGASTQTSPRHLGKPEFPDTGWDRIKDLFYRDEGQMYSEELRNIIKSGVAAALVGMVYGGLPGARHARERFIQISQAEIYQNRMDAVRSVHNAAIRGFVRFGWRWSWRVAAFVTMFNTVSTGLTVYRDKNSLSHFAVAGALTGGVFRMSLGLGGLLAGTAIGAVLGLPAGVVIIGLQKLGGETMYEKRQRGRRELHELRVSEWNARLKLTEDLIGEMKCDKHQDTENDLRRIEELLSQPRNEKGAESSDSQ; this comes from the exons ATGCGTACTGCAGGCCGACGGGATTCGTCACCCACATGTGGGGGGGCAGATGCACATGGACTTGAGGGCTCACATCTGAGTCTTCTGGGGTCCGCTCTTCCTAGGGTCCATGCGTCTGATGGTGCCTCCACACAGACCTCACCACGGCACCTAGGTAAACCGGAGTTCCCTGACACGGGATGGGATCGTATCAAAGATCTTTTCTACAGGGA CGAGGGGCAGATGTACTCAGAAGAGTTAaggaatataataaaaagtggCGTTGCTGCAGCTCTGGTTGGGATGGTCTATGGAGGCCTTCCAGGAGCAAGACATGCCCGCGAGAGATTCATTCAGATCAGCCAGGCTGAAATTTACCAAAACAGGATGGATGCAGTG CGTTCAGTCCATAATGCAGCTATTCGTGGGTTTGTGCGCTTTGGCTGGAGGTGGAGTTGGAGGGTAGCAGCTTTCGTGACTATGTTTAA tactgtAAGTACTGGATTGACAGTGTACAGGGACAAAAATTCTCTGAGTCATTTTGCTGTTGCAGGCG CTCTCACAGGAGGAGTGTTTCGGATGAGTCTGGGACTTGGAGGGCTGCTGGCTGGTACGGCCATAGGAGCTGTACTGGG gcTGCCGGCTGGAGTTGTAATCATTGGTCTACAGAAGCTGGGGGGCGAGACCATGTATGAAAAGAGACAACGAGGAAGACGAGAGCTACATGAGCTTAGAGTCTCCGAATG GAACGCTCGTCTCAAGCTTACAGAAGATCTCATTGGGGAAATGAAGTGCGATAAACATCAGGACACTGAAAATGACCTTCGACGAATAGAGGAGCTCCTCAGCCAGCCTAGGAATGAGAAAGGTGCAGAGAGCTCTGACAGCCAATAA
- the LOC122348166 gene encoding calsequestrin-2-like — translation MLSVWLVLVSCMDFFLYSSAEEGLEYPSFDGKGRVLNVNERNYKKALKKYDMMCLLYHEPLPSDKELQQQFHMREMVLELAAQVLEDKDIGFGLVDSHKDAKVAKKLGLEEEGSIYVFKDERVIEFDGELSADTLVEFLLDLLEDPVELISNPMEQRAFERMDEDIRLIGYFKGEESEHYKAFQVTAEKFQPYVKFFATFDKGVAKQLTLKMNEIDFYEPFMDEPVTIPGKPNTEEEIVDFVNQHRRPTLRKLRAEDMFETWEDDMDGIHIVAFAEEEDPDGYEFLEILKEVARDNTKNPDLSIVWIDPDEFPLLTTYWEKTFKVDLFRPQIGVVNVTDADSVWLNMPNDEALPSAEELEDWIEDVLSGKVNTEDDDDDDDNDDDDDNDDDDDDDSSDEDIYGDDDDDDD, via the exons ATGCTGTCTGTTTGGCTCGTGTTGGTTTCTTGCATGGATTTTTTCCTGTACTCTTCTGCAGAGGAGGGTCTGGAGTATCCCAGCTTCGATGGCAAGGGCAGAGTTCTTAATGTCAATGAGAGGAATTATAAGAAGGCATTAAAGAAGTATGACATGATGTGTTTGCTGTATCATGAACCCCTGCCTTCAGATAAAGAGCTCCAGCAGCAGTTTCACATGAGGGAGATGGTTCTGGAG CTTGCTGCTCAAGTTCTTGAAGACAAGGATATTGGTTTTGGATTGGTAGACTCACATAAAGATGCTAAGGTTGCCAAAAAGCTTG GTCTGGAGGAGGAAGGAAGCATCTATGTGTTTAAGGATGAAAGAGTGATTGAGTTTGATGGAGAGCTCTCTGCAGATACACTGGTTGAATTCCTGCTAGAT CTGCTGGAGGACCCAGTGGAGTTGATCAGTAATCCCATGGAACAACGTGCCTTTGAGCGAATGGATGAAGACATACGCCTAATTGGCTACTTTAAGGGTGAAGAATCTGAAC attATAAGGCATTTCAGGTGACTGCAGAGAAGTTCCAACCATATGTGAAGTTTTTTGCTACCTTTGACAAAGGG GTGGCTAAACAACTGacactaaaaatgaatgaaatcgaTTTCTATGAGCCCTTCATGGATGAGCCTGTCACCATTCCTGGCAAACCCAACACAGAGGAGGAGATAGTAGATTTTGTCAATCAGCACAGAAG GCCTACTTTAAGAAAGCTTCGTGCTGAGGACATGTTTGAGACTTGG GAGGATGACATGGACGGAATTCACATTGTTGCCTTTGCTGAGGAGGAAGATCCAG acGGTTATGAATTCCTGGAAATTCTAAAGGAGGTTGCAAGGGACAACACTAAAAACCCAGATCTTAGCATAGTTTGGATTGATCCTGATGAATTTCCTTTG TTAACTACATACTGGGAGAAAACCTTTAAGGTGGACCTTTTCAGACCCCAGATTGGTGTGGTGAATGTCACTGAT GCTGACAGTGTGTGGCTGAACATGCCTAATGATGAAGCGTTACCGTCAGCGGAGGAGCTGGAGGACTGGATAGAGGATGTTCTCTCTGGAAAGGTCAACactgaggatgatgatgatgacgacgacaacgacgacgacgacgacaaTGACGACGATGACGATGACGATAGTAGCGATGAAGACATttatggtgatgatgatgatgatgatgattaa
- the poglut1 gene encoding protein O-glucosyltransferase 1, which yields MELPWLLVPSFILLLNGVELCRSDNAKLSQSFIRKITEAANNYQPCSQENCSCHLSVLRDDLRPFKNGISEGLMADTVHRGVGTHYQIIGNNLYREQSCMFPARCSGVEHFILKVINRLPDLEVVINVRDYPQVPGWVQPALPVLSFSKTADYQDIMYPAWTFWEGGPAVWPIYPTGLGRWDLMRDDLKKSAAQWPWKKKNPKGFFRGSRTSSERDPLILLSREAPDLVDAEYTKNQAWKSEKDTLGRPPAREIPLVEHCEYKYLFNFRGVAASFRLKHLFLCGSLVFHVGEDWLEFFYPQLKPWVHYIPVKQDLSDLRELLQFVKENDAVAQEIAIRGQNFILDHLRMEDVSCYWENLLVDFSKLLKYKPKRKSNYNQIIHRGSRSEL from the exons ATGGAGCTGCCATGGCTGCTCGTGCCGTCTTTTATCCTTCTGCTGAATGGAGTTGAATTGTGTCGTTCAGATAATG CCAAACTCTCTCAGTCATTCATCAGAAAGATCACAGAGGCCGCAAATAATTACCAGCCATGCAGTCAGGAGAACTGCAGCTGTCATCTCAG TGTCCTGAGAGATGACCTCAGGCCGTTTAAAAATGGCATATCTGAGGGGCTGATGGCAGACACAGTCCACAGAGGTGTCGGTACTCACTACCAGATCATCGGCAACAACTTGTACAGAGAACAAAGCTGCATGTTTCCAGCAAG ATGCAGTGGTGTTGAGCACTTCATCCTAAAAGTGATTAACCGGTTGCCAGATTTGGAGGTGGTTATCAATGTGCGTGACTATCCACAGGTGCCTGGATGGGTTCAGCCAGCCTTGCCTGTACTTTCTTTCAGTAAG ACAGCAGACTACCAGGACATCATGTATCCTGCGTGGACGTTTTGGGAGGGAGGTCCTGCTGTATGGCCCATTTACCCCACTGGACTGGGCCGGTGGGACCTCATGAGGGATGACCTGAAAAA ATCAGCTGCTCAATGGCCCTGGAAGAAGAAAAATCCAAAAGGATTCTTTAGAGGCTCTAG GACAAGTTCAGAAAGGGACCCTCTGATCCTTCTCTCAAGAGAAGCCCCTGACCTCGTGGATGCTGAGTACACCAAGAACCAGGCCTGGAAGTCAGAGAAG GACACTCTGGGTAGACCTCCAGCCAGAGAAATCCCTCTAGTTGAGCACTGTGAATACAA ATACCTTTTTAACTTCAGAGGAGTGGCTGCTAGCTTCCGTTTGAAGCATCTGTTCCTGTGTGGGTCATTGGTTTTTCACGTTGGAGAGGACTGGCTTGAGTTCTTCTACCCTCAGCTCAAGCCTTGGGTTCACTACATTCCTGTCAAACAGGACTTGTCTGATCTGAG AGAGCTGCTTCAGTTTGTGAAAGAAAATGATGCTGTAGCCCAAGAAATTGCTATAAG GGGCCAGaactttattttggatcatCTCCGTATGGAGGATGTGTCTTGTTACTGGGAGAATCTACTGGTTGACTTCAGCAAACTGCTCAAATACAAACCCAAGAGAAAATCTAATTACAATCAGATCATCCACAGAGGCAGCAGATCTGAACTCTGA